A genomic window from Lotus japonicus ecotype B-129 chromosome 1, LjGifu_v1.2 includes:
- the LOC130728433 gene encoding pentatricopeptide repeat-containing protein At1g71460, chloroplastic, whose amino-acid sequence MESSVSATASLSPRFPPNPIPKTFQVFSFKPSPHSPPPPSTATKTRHKKLPRFTTKKQQSSNKNKVKPFREQDAFPCSLPLHNKNPQFIYKDIKSFARQNKLKEALTILDYMDQQGIPVNPTTFSAVIAACIRIKSLQQGREVHTHIRINGLESNVFLRTKLVHMYTSCGSLEDARKLFDGLSCESVYPWNALLRGTVISGKRRCGDVVEAYSEMRALGVELNVYSFTNVIKSFAGASAFFQGLKTHALLVKNGLVDNPILRTSLIDMYFKCGKVKLARRVFEEMSERDVVVWGAMLAGFAHNRLQREVLEYVRWMVDEGVKPNSVIMTIVIPVVGEVRARRLGQELHAYVVKTKSYSKQVPIQSALIDMYSKCGDLRSARQVFYSSAERNVVCWTALMSGYASIGKLEQALRSTIWMQQEGFRPDVVTIATVLPICAQLRALEQGKQIHAYALKHWFLPNVSITSSLMVMYSKCGVIDYSARLFDVMEQRNVISWTAMIDSYMENGYLYEALGVIRSMQLSKHRPDSVAISRMLSVCGELKLSKLGKEIHGQILRRDFSSVHFVSAELINMYGALGDVNKAKLVFDAVPAKGSMTWTALIRAHGYNELYQDAIDLFDHMRSNGSSPNHFTFEVILFICDRAGFVGDACRIFNLIPRYKIKASKEHFAIMVRLLTRCGKLEQAQRFVQMSSSL is encoded by the coding sequence ATGGAATCCTCTGTTTCAGCCACTGCATCACTCTCCCCTCGTTTCCCTCCAAACCCAATACCCAAAACCttccaagtcttcagcttcAAACCTTCGCCacattcaccaccaccaccgtccacCGCCACAAAAACCCGCCACAAAAAACTGCCAAGATTCACCACCAAGAAGCAGCAGAGCAGCAACAAGAACAAGGTGAAACCATTCAGAGAACAAGATGCTTTCCCATGCTCCTTACCCCTCCACAACAAAAACCCACAATTCATTTACAAAGACATCAAGAGCTTCGCTCGCCAGAACAAGCTCAAGGAAGCTCTCACCATTTTGGACTACATGGACCAACAGGGTATCCCTGTCAACCCCACAACCTTCTCTGCTGTCATCGCTGCTTGCATCCGCATCAAGTCATTGCAACAAGGAAGGGAAGTTCATACCCATATTCGAATCAATGGGCTTGAGAGTAACGTTTTTTTGCGGACAAAGCTGGTTCATATGTATACTTCTTGTGGGTCGTTGGAAGATGCACGCAAACTGTTTGATGGGTTGTCATGTGAGAGTGTTTATCCCTGGAATGCTTTGCTCAGAGGGACTGTGATTTCGGGCAAGAGACGATGCGGTGATGTGGTGGAGGCTTATTCAGAGATGAGAGCTTTGGGGGTTGAGTTGAATGTGTATAGTTTCACCAATGTTATTAAGAGCTTTGCGGGCGCGTCGGCGTTTTTTCAGGGATTGAAGACTCATGCCCTTTTGGTTAAGAATGGTTTGGTGGATAACCCCATTCTTAGGACTAGTCTGATTGATATGTACTTCAAGTGTGGTAAAGTTAAGCTTGCCCGTCGCGTGTTTGAGGAAATGTCTGAAAGGGATGTTGTTGTGTGGGGTGCTATGCTTGCTGGTTTCGCGCATAACAGGTTGCAGAGGGAAGTTTTGGAGTATGTAAGGTGGATGGTAGATGAAGGGGTAAAGCCGAATTCGGTTATAATGACAATTGTTATTCCTGTCGTTGGGGAAGTTCGTGCGCGGAGGTTGGGTCAGGAGCTTCATGCTTATGTGGTGAAGACAAAATCGTACTCGAAGCAAGTGCCTATTCAATCTGCTTTGATTGACATGTACAGCAAGTGCGGTGATCTGAGATCTGCAAGACAAGTTTTTTATAGCTCGGCGGAGAGAAATGTGGTTTGTTGGACGGCTCTGATGTCAGGTTATGCTTCCATTGGCAAACTAGAGCAGGCACTGAGGTCCACTATTTGGATGCAGCAAGAAGGGTTCAGGCCTGATGTTGTGACAATTGCCACTGTTCTTCCAATTTGTGCTCAGTTAAGGGCTTTGGAACAAGGGAAGCAGATTCATGCTTATGCTTTGAAACATTGGTTTCTACCTAATGTATCTATAACTTCTTCGTTAATGGTAATGTACTCTAAGTGCGGTGTGATTGATTATTCTGCAAGACTATTTGATGTAATGGAGCAAAGGAATGTGATTTCATGGACAGCTATGATTGATTCATATATGGAAAATGGGTATCTGTATGAAGCACTTGGTGTGATAAGGTCAATGCAATTGTCAAAACATAGGCCTGACTCAGTTGCCATATCAAGGATGTTGAGTGTTTGTGGTGAACTAAAACTTTCAAAGCTTGGGAAAGAGATTCATGGCCAGATCTTGAGAAGGGACTTTTCATCAGTCCATTTTGTTTCTGCAGAACTTATCAATATGTATGGCGCTTTAGGAGATGTTAATAAGGCAAAGCTAGTATTTGATGCTGTTCCTGCTAAAGGTTCTATGACATGGACTGCTCTAATAAGGGCCCATGGATATAATGAGTTGTATCAAGATGCAATTGACCTTTTTGATCATATGCGGTCTAATGGTTCTTCTCCAAATCATTTCACTTTTGAAGTCATTCTGTTTATATGTGACAGAGCTGGATTTGTTGGTGATGCTTGTAGAATCTTCAATTTAATACCTAGGTATAAAATTAAAGCATCTAAGGAACATTTTGCTATAATGGTCCGACTTCTTACCCGCTGTGGTAAACTAGAGCAAGCTCAGAGATTTGTACAAATGAGTTCTTCCTTATAG